Genomic DNA from Canis aureus isolate CA01 chromosome 4, VMU_Caureus_v.1.0, whole genome shotgun sequence:
AGGTTGTAAGTGGAAAGGGTAACATGGTCACCAGCTGTACTCCAGGATCAAGGAAGAGAGGctggagatttaaaaatgaagaggcatGGAAGAGTTAACTTAGCGAGTGGACAGGGAGAGATGATTGCTGGGTATCACCTGGAggttagtggtcatgaacttAAAATGAGATTTGTTTTCAGatgaaagtgtatttttttttctagttacttGTAGCCATTGGGCTACTGCAGGGTAGGTGGTGATTCAACCAGTGGTTGAGTTCAGCTGGGCAGATACCTTAGTGAGGAGAGCAGTGGAATTAGTGGTGTATGGTAGAGTGATTTTAACCTTGGCCCACAGGATCTAAGCTGGTTAAGGAGGGAAGTGAAGAATGAAGCTGTAAAAATGTGGTCCCTACGATTAGTTGTAGGTCCCGTATGTTGAAAGAATTGCTGGAGTAGTGCATTTAGAGGGAGTAAGTAGAAAAATGGTAGAAACTAATAAGCTTAAAATTGAATTTAGGAAAGTATGCAGTTACTGATAATGGGGAGGGTATGTGACTATAAGAATAGGTAACTGGGGTAAGGTGGAGAAATATAATCAAAGGAGGAGAGAAGGTCAAGGAGCCAAGAAGCCAGGGAATTGGAAGGATCATCCACACTGATACTGGAATCACAAGAGTTATAGTCGGATAGATTATTAGATTTGGAAAGGTGACAATGAGCAAATCCTCAAGGATGATAAGAAGGACTGGAGATTACAGTTGTCATTTCTTGCTGGTTCCTCCTTTCTGTGTACTTCTAGACTCCTTGTACTTCCATATGGACTTTTTATGATTTGAAACCTTACCTTTTTACAAAGGACCCTGTACTCTGATCAAAAGCCCTTAGTTGTGCCATGGTTTTGCTTAACTCTGCTTTTTACAGAcactgtttgttttgtttaaatgctCTCAGCCACAGCGCTTGCCTTCCCCAGCAGCTCTCTTCTCCAGCAGATGGTCATTTCCTGTTTATAGTCTGTAGGATTtagtacattatttttaaagtattagttTACATTcactattttcctcttctttttgttcAGGCTGAGAACTTTATCTGTCTTTTTGACCCTGCAGCACTGTGAAAAAGTTCTTAGCAAGCTCTAGGGCCAGATCTATTTCATAAATTCCTTTTGAAAGTCAGTAATAATGAAGTAAATAGTGGTACGATTCCTCATTTTTAGCTTCAGTAAATATGATGCTTACTTAGGTGTACTTATATCAGGCATCATAGTTAATGACAAAAAGTTTAAATCACAACGAATTTCTTTGATCCATGTATTACAAAATGactactcttaatttttttatttgtattgcagagaagattttaaaatacagaagcaGTTCCTAGTTGTGCTCACAGATTGGCGTGAGCACAGATGACACAATCACTTCTACATTTTGAAGAGAACCTCAACTCtcagttttgtattttctctcccttccagtTCAAGCCTTCTATTTTGGTCTTGGGAATTGGGTTCACAGTTAAAGGAAGGAGGCCCCAAAGCTACTGAAATAATCTACAGAGTaaacaaaacaggaaatttaAAGGTGACTATAGTACAATGaaacaaatgctttctttttccttctctactaACTTGTCCTTTACATGTTATTAAATGCCATTTGATGTTAGTAtacttagctttatttttttgtctttttttttcagtatttcatataatttattgaagagagtctTTAGATGAGGATTTTGGGGGCTCttgttttcttatgatttcttatatttttatgaattttgtaGTTAAATGGAATACCAATATAacctttattaattatttttttgattcaTAGTTTATATTACATTTGCTGTTGGCATATTATTaagttaatattaatatataaaagatctactgagaaaaaattcattttaatatttttcagaaacTATGAGTGGAAGATCTCAGGTCCACATTTTTTGGGGTGCTCCAGTTGGTCCATTGAACATGACAGTATCACAGGAACGAACTTCTTTAATGTCTACTGAGAACCCCTGGAAAAAAATTCAGCTGTCATACAATCAACACTCTTTACATCTGAGGGATGAAACTCTTGAAGACTATCAAGTCTTAAAAGCTAATGGCCCTCCAGATCTTCCTAATGCTCATTTTTCAACAAATTCTATGAGTGAACCTGTTCATGTGAAAGAAGACTTTATACATTGTATTTCTGAAACACAGACCGTAAAATCTGAGAAGAGTCCCCCTTCGGGGGTGAGTGATACAACTAGCTCCGATGTGCAAATATGTGGATTTAAGGGCAAGGCTCAGCATTTAACTGAAGACGAAAAGTATCAAAAGCTTTTCAGCGAAGATAAGAAAATTACAGACGAACAGCATAAAGATCAGTCAAATACATTTGGccaaaactttcaaaaaaactTCTTTCAGTTAGATCATAAGTGTACAGCTAAACTAGATTTGGTCTCTAGTACAGAACAGATTAATGTAGGGCCAGGAGCTGTTGGGACGGAGTATGTACCAACAGAGCATCATGAGGTACAAAACCAGCGTCCAGAGTTCTCTTCCTTGGAGACAGAAGATAAGCCAAGGTCTGAAGCTGTTAGAAAGGTCACAGACCTTAAAATATCTACTGATACTGAATTTCTTAGTATAATGACTTCCAGCCAGGTTGCTTTTTTATCTCAAAGGAAGTCTAAAGGACAGAACTCTATAAATAAAGGGACTGTAAACATGGAGAGCGAACCAAAGGCAAGTCACAGGGAAATAAGAATAATTGAAGATAATTTGATTCAGCCTAATGATGACTCTGCAGGAGGATATGAAAGTGGACAAAACCAAGCACATTCCCTTGAACTCTTTAGTCCTGTTTGTCCTGAAACAAAAAGTAGTGACACTCACATGAAACCTGATAAAGGTCTTGAAGAAAATACAGGATCTCAAGAGCTTTTCAATTTTAAAGATGAACTGCCACCCAGTGATGTATGCATTGAGCCATATGGCTCAGGAATGCTGTGTTCCCAACTCAATACCTTCCACAAAAGTTCTGTTAAAAGAAGTTGGATCCCTGAAGAGAAGTTGGGCCATTCCAAAACTCTGCCCAGAGTCCTCCAACCATTCAAGAAAATTAAGTTGGTTTCCAATGCAGGAGATCCTACTACAGCAGAGAACCAGAGAGATGGGAAGTTTGGGGGCATTAAAAaaacatctttaataaaaaattgtgATTCTAAAAGTCGGAAGTATAATTGTTTAGTCATGGTATTATCTCCATGCCatgtgaaagaaataaatataaaatctggaCCAAATTCTGGCTGTAAAGTGCCTTTAGCAACAATTGCGGTAACTGACCAGTCAGGAATTAAGAAGAAGGTCTCTCTGTGGAGGACTGCAGCATTTTGGGCACTTACAGTGTTTCCCGGAGATATAATTTTGCTCACAGGTAAGGTCATCACAGGTTAGTGCCAGTTTGAAGCTGTAGGCTTCTCCCCCTTGCACTCTAAGCCTTTTTACTGTGTGCCTATGTGGGAGCCAGCATGATCCATCCCTTTCCAGTATCCTGGTTGGTCTCCTAATTACCACCGCCCCATATCCCGTGTCCCTGCCATTTCTGGGCCTTTGCTCTAGCCTTCTTGGTTCTGTCCCTTCTTTCCACTCACCTTtgagaagccttccctggctGCTCCTCCCCTTCATTCACTGTGTCAGCACTCAGGTCATATCATCAGGCTATTTGTTTTCTTAGGTTTTGTCTACGgatgtcttattttttaagtgttttcctgAGCTATATTAGCAGTCTTAGGATGAAAGGACAGGGTTTCTACTACTTAATCCCTGATAATGCTGTACACATCACATTCTTGTTGAGGGGACCAATAGAGACtttctattgtgtttttaattattaaaatcatattttaataatatatatggaAAGGGAAAACTGCTGATATTAAACCAACCTCATAACACCACCAGTAGAGTTTTGGAGTGTTACCTTCCAGTtatcttccctctgctccttaaaatgtgtatacatacatatataattagtTGGTATTTATTGGGAACTTACTTTGTGTCCAACCCTGTTTTAAACTTTACATGTATATTAGTTCATTACAATAGCTTTGTGAAGAAGGTACTGATCATTAGCCCCCATTTTTCACTTTGAGGAAATGGAGATCCAGAAAAGTAAAGCAGTAAACCCAGTTTCACACATCTAGGAactggcaaagccaggatttcaACCTAGACTCCAGAACCCATATTTTTACTATACAGTTGTAATCATAAATAGAACATACAGTTTTTATCCTGCTGCTTTTTCGGACCTAAGacatctaacttttttttttttttgtacatgttcttcattaattgaaaataaatacacagtGTATTAGAACAGAGATTCTAGTCATTTTAAGGAGTCCCAGGCGGGAGGAAGCTGATTAAGCTCAATAACATATCTAAAGAAAGAATGTggtaaaaaaaaagggtgggtgGGCCTTAGaagcttagaaaaagaaaacataaggcaGTCACTGGTGGTTCCTACCAAGAGGTTTGCTGGGGGAACAAAGGCCTTGTCTAGAACACCTTCTGTGTGTAGGTAAGATTGTCAGGGGCAGCTTCTCATAGAGAGGTGTGTGGGATTGTAGCCGACAATCACAGCAGAGCGCAGTCCCCGCCCACTGACCATGTCTTATTTGTTGGAAAGTCAGTTCATCTAGCTCCCTCTATTCTGATTCAGTGCCCACCGGGCAGCCCTTTGCTTACGATCTGGCTTCCCAGGTATAAGACCGCCTACATGAGACTCTGCTGCAAATGTTTCTGTGGCAATCAGTGCCTCGttgtaaatttaaataattgtattctgttttttgtttgtttgtctcatTAACTTGTTTAATGTGAGCTTATGTTGCAGAACTGAAATCTATTTTTGGGGTGCTGACAAAATCAGATTCCCAGACTATCAGGAGAGAACCAGGCCCAGGACCATGGTTATTGTCATTGTGTGAGCCTCACAGGAGGACTTTACCTGACAGGTGGAAACTCAAACCTGCCATCCCTGTGTTTTTTCCTAGTGTCCATGCAGTTGTTAGCAACTAGGTAACCTTTTATCATGTGACTTACTGCTTTACTTAGCCATTTTTCTGTTATAGGGTATTTAGATTATTTTGAtgagcatcttttttaaaaaatcagttttttttctgttttgccttaTTTCCTTGGTAAAAAAATCTATCTagttcacttcttttcttttcttttctttctttctttctttctttctttctttctttctttctttctttctctatctagttcacttcttttctttctttctttctttctttctttctttctttctttctttctttctttctttctttctttctttctttctttctccttccttccttccttccttccttccttccttccttccttccttccttccttccttccttccttctttttaaagattttatttatttattcatgagaaagagagagagaggggcagagacacaggcagagggagaagcaggctccatgcagggagcccgatgtgggactcgatcccaggtttccaggatcaggccctgggccgaaggcaggggctaaaccactgagccacccaggctgcccctagttCACCAATTTCTGAAtaagtttcctttgtttttgtgtgACAGATGGAAACTtcatggaaaaaagagaaatctataCTTTTCCATTGTCTAGTTCTGAAATTACATTTACATAGGAATTTATGGatgaaattccattttaattaacAGCATGCAATTGTAGATTCTTATATCTCTACATGGGATATCTCATACTATCTACTGATATACACCCCAGAATTGAACATCTTTCTGCCCAGATATATTCCAGATCACATGATGTTCAGGGATATACTTGACATTTTGCCATCATACTTGGAGCAATAGAAGGGAGAAGTGCTGTAAGGGAGGACTGTCTGGCCAGAGTTTGAAGAGGACCTGGCACTTAACTGGAAAACCACAGGTTTTCAAGAACAAATAGGAGACACTCTGGGACATATCAGTGAGTGGGAATCGGGAGAGCCTGGAGGCAAAGGCTGGACCGTGAATTCTACTCCACCCTATCACCAGTGATTAGCAAGTCACTCACCTGAACAAAGGTTTTACAACCTAGATTTCCA
This window encodes:
- the SHLD2 gene encoding shieldin complex subunit 2 isoform X1, with amino-acid sequence MSGRSQVHIFWGAPVGPLNMTVSQERTSLMSTENPWKKIQLSYNQHSLHLRDETLEDYQVLKANGPPDLPNAHFSTNSMSEPVHVKEDFIHCISETQTVKSEKSPPSGVSDTTSSDVQICGFKGKAQHLTEDEKYQKLFSEDKKITDEQHKDQSNTFGQNFQKNFFQLDHKCTAKLDLVSSTEQINVGPGAVGTEYVPTEHHEVQNQRPEFSSLETEDKPRSEAVRKVTDLKISTDTEFLSIMTSSQVAFLSQRKSKGQNSINKGTVNMESEPKASHREIRIIEDNLIQPNDDSAGGYESGQNQAHSLELFSPVCPETKSSDTHMKPDKGLEENTGSQELFNFKDELPPSDVCIEPYGSGMLCSQLNTFHKSSVKRSWIPEEKLGHSKTLPRVLQPFKKIKLVSNAGDPTTAENQRDGKFGGIKKTSLIKNCDSKSRKYNCLVMVLSPCHVKEINIKSGPNSGCKVPLATIAVTDQSGIKKKVSLWRTAAFWALTVFPGDIILLTDVTVHEDHWVGETILQSTFTSQLLNLGSYSSVQPEEYSGIVNGVVLQDLLAYVSSEHSYLRDLPQRQPQKMNSIEFVELERLQPDILVHAVLRVVDITVLTEALYSYRGQKQKKVMLTVEQVQGQHYVLVLWGPGAAWYPQLQRKKDYIWEFKYLFVQHNDIVESLELHTTFWSSCECLFDDDIRAITFKAKFQKNTPSFVKISDLATHLEDKHSGVILIKAQILELVIPITAGQKIALNARSSLRNILSSLPDMVYTGCAKCGLELETDKNKIYKQCYSCLPFTMKKLYYRPAVMTVADGGCNVGIRVGSQLMEKMLLNIPPDWLRRVIAPWAEVTYGAVAADLLHSLLAAGAAPWLLQVHSLFVLDDNSCPLQQECSLLDFHPDARAEDAAGPSRTTLESCALWNK
- the SHLD2 gene encoding shieldin complex subunit 2 isoform X3, which codes for MSGRSQVHIFWGAPVGPLNMTVSQERTSLMSTENPWKKIQLSYNQHSLHLRDETLEDYQVLKANGPPDLPNAHFSTNSMSEPVHVKEDFIHCISETQTVKSEKSPPSGVSDTTSSDVQICGFKGKAQHLTEDEKYQKLFSEDKKITDEQHKDQSNTFGQNFQKNFFQLDHKCTAKLDLVSSTEQINVGPGAVGTEYVPTEHHEVQNQRPEFSSLETEDKPRSEAVRKVTDLKISTDTEFLSIMTSSQVAFLSQRKSKGQNSINKGTVNMESEPKASHREIRIIEDNLIQPNDDSAGGYESGQNQAHSLELFSPVCPETKSSDTHMKPDKGLEENTGSQELFNFKDELPPSDVCIEPYGSGMLCSQLNTFHKSSVKRSWIPEEKLGHSKTLPRVLQPFKKIKLVSNAGDPTTAENQRDGKFGGIKKTSLIKNCDSKSRKYNCLVMVLSPCHVKEINIKSGPNSGCKVPLATIAVTDQSGIKKKVSLWRTAAFWALTVFPGDIILLTDVTVHEDHWVGETILQSTFTSQLLNLGSYSSVQPEEYSGIVNGVVLQDLLAYVSSEHSYLRDLPQRQPQKMNSIEFVELERLQPDILVHAVLRVVDITVLTEALYSYRGQKQKKVMLTVEQVQGQHYVLVLWGPGAAWYPQLQRKKGVILIKAQILELVIPITAGQKIALNARSSLRNILSSLPDMVYTGCAKCGLELETDKNKIYKQCYSCLPFTMKKLYYRPAVMTVADGGCNVGIRVGSQLMEKMLLNIPPDWLRRVIAPWAEVTYGAVAADLLHSLLAAGAAPWLLQVHSLFVLDDNSCPLQQECSLLDFHPDARAEDAAGPSRTTLESCALWNK
- the SHLD2 gene encoding shieldin complex subunit 2 isoform X2, giving the protein MSGRSQVHIFWGAPVGPLNMTVSQERTSLMSTENPWKKIQLSYNQHSLHLRDETLEDYQVLKANGPPDLPNAHFSTNSMSEPVHVKEDFIHCISETQTVKSEKSPPSGVSDTTSSDVQICGFKGKAQHLTEDEKYQKLFSEDKKITDEQHKDQSNTFGQNFQKNFFQLDHKCTAKLDLVSSTEQINVGPGAVGTEYVPTEHHEVQNQRPEFSSLETEDKPRSEAVRKVTDLKISTDTEFLSIMTSSQVAFLSQRKSKGQNSINKGTVNMESEPKASHREIRIIEDNLIQPNDDSAGGYESGQNQAHSLELFSPVCPETKSSDTHMKPDKGLEENTGSQELFNFKDELPPSDVCIEPYGSGMLCSQLNTFHKSSVKRSWIPEEKLGHSKTLPRVLQPFKKIKLVSNAGDPTTAENQRDGKFGGIKKTSLIKNCDSKSRKYNCLVMVLSPCHVKEINIKSGPNSGCKVPLATIAVTDQSGIKKKVSLWRTAAFWALTVFPGDIILLTDVTVHEDHWVGETILQSTFTSQLLNLGSYSSVQPEEYSGIVNGVVLQDLLAYVSSEHSYLRDLPQRQPQKMNSIEFVELERLQPDILVHAVLRVVDITVLTEALYSYRGQKQKKVMLTVEQVQGQHYVLVLWGPGAAWYPQLQRKKDYIWEFKYLFVQHNDIVESLELHTTFWSSCECLFDDDIRAITFKAKFQKNTPSFVKISDLATHLEDKHSAGQKIALNARSSLRNILSSLPDMVYTGCAKCGLELETDKNKIYKQCYSCLPFTMKKLYYRPAVMTVADGGCNVGIRVGSQLMEKMLLNIPPDWLRRVIAPWAEVTYGAVAADLLHSLLAAGAAPWLLQVHSLFVLDDNSCPLQQECSLLDFHPDARAEDAAGPSRTTLESCALWNK
- the SHLD2 gene encoding shieldin complex subunit 2 isoform X4 gives rise to the protein MSGRSQVHIFWGAPVGPLNMTVSQERTSLMSTENPWKKIQLSYNQHSLHLRDETLEDYQVLKANGPPDLPNAHFSTNSMSEPVHVKEDFIHCISETQTVKSEKSPPSGVSDTTSSDVQICGFKGKAQHLTEDEKYQKLFSEDKKITDEQHKDQSNTFGQNFQKNFFQLDHKCTAKLDLVSSTEQINVGPGAVGTEYVPTEHHEVQNQRPEFSSLETEDKPRSEAVRKVTDLKISTDTEFLSIMTSSQVAFLSQRKSKGQNSINKGTVNMESEPKASHREIRIIEDNLIQPNDDSAGGYESGQNQAHSLELFSPVCPETKSSDTHMKPDKGLEENTGSQELFNFKDELPPSDVCIEPYGSGMLCSQLNTFHKSSVKRSWIPEEKLGHSKTLPRVLQPFKKIKLVSNAGDPTTAENQRDGKFGGIKKTSLIKNCDSKSRKYNCLVMVLSPCHVKEINIKSGPNSGCKVPLATIAVTDQSGIKKKVSLWRTAAFWALTVFPGDIILLTDVTVHEDHWVGETILQSTFTSQLLNLGSYSSVQPEEYSGIVNGVVLQDLLAYVSSEHSYLRDLPQRQPQKMNSIEFVELERLQPDILVHAVLRVVDITVLTEALYSYRGQKQKKVMLTVEQVQGQHYVLVLWGPGAAWYPQLQRKKAGQKIALNARSSLRNILSSLPDMVYTGCAKCGLELETDKNKIYKQCYSCLPFTMKKLYYRPAVMTVADGGCNVGIRVGSQLMEKMLLNIPPDWLRRVIAPWAEVTYGAVAADLLHSLLAAGAAPWLLQVHSLFVLDDNSCPLQQECSLLDFHPDARAEDAAGPSRTTLESCALWNK